The following coding sequences are from one Acidimicrobiales bacterium window:
- the hisH gene encoding imidazole glycerol phosphate synthase subunit HisH: protein MSGASVPGPGSRPRISVVDYGIGNLRSVEKALQQAGADAALESDPARIATADGVVLPGVGAFGKCRSALRASGLETEVVALATAARDGGGVPFLGICVGMQLLFDGSDESPDAPGLGLLPGHVTLLPDGVKRPQMQWNRLDPVQPRHPLFAQMPAHPWAYFVHSYAAVVPDAGRACVLATCDYGGPMVAAAGLGRLASTQFHPEKSSRDGLALLRAFVGQCAAVRAGTSAA, encoded by the coding sequence GTGAGCGGGGCATCCGTTCCGGGGCCCGGGTCGCGGCCCCGGATCTCGGTGGTCGACTACGGGATCGGCAACCTCCGTTCGGTCGAGAAGGCCTTGCAGCAGGCGGGTGCGGACGCCGCGTTGGAGAGCGATCCGGCGCGCATCGCCACGGCCGACGGGGTGGTGCTGCCCGGTGTCGGCGCGTTCGGGAAGTGCCGCAGCGCGCTGCGCGCGTCAGGCCTCGAAACCGAGGTCGTGGCGCTGGCCACGGCAGCTCGCGATGGCGGGGGCGTGCCGTTCCTCGGGATCTGCGTCGGCATGCAGCTGCTGTTCGACGGATCCGACGAGTCGCCCGACGCACCCGGCCTCGGCCTGCTGCCGGGTCACGTGACGCTGCTGCCCGACGGCGTGAAGCGGCCGCAGATGCAGTGGAATCGCCTCGACCCGGTGCAACCCCGCCACCCGCTGTTCGCGCAGATGCCGGCTCACCCGTGGGCGTACTTCGTCCATTCGTACGCCGCGGTGGTTCCGGACGCCGGCAGGGCCTGCGTGCTCGCCACCTGCGATTACGGCGGTCCGATGGTCGCCGCCGCGGGGCTCGGTCGCTTGGCGTCGACGCAGTTCCACCCCGAGAAGTCGAGCCGCGACGGGCTCGCGCTCCTTCGCGCGTTCGTGGGCCAGTGCGCTGCCGTGCGAGCCGGCACGAGCGCGGCCTGA
- the hisB gene encoding imidazoleglycerol-phosphate dehydratase HisB — translation MTSTRSAGRSRTTKETDISVTLDLDGPTGQVEVSTGLPFFDHMLDQLGRHGGFDLRVEAKGDLQVDGHHTVEDTGILIGETFREALGDKAGVRRFASGLYPLDEALVEVALDLSGRPFVVFDVPFGEVLPLGDPPFNPEMSEHFWQSFATAAGITLHVTKRAGVNTHHVVEATFKGVARCLRDAVRVEGRGVPSTKGQL, via the coding sequence ATGACTTCGACCCGGTCCGCCGGCCGCAGCCGCACCACCAAGGAGACCGACATCTCGGTGACCCTCGACCTCGACGGCCCGACGGGGCAGGTCGAGGTGTCGACGGGTCTGCCGTTCTTCGACCACATGCTCGACCAGCTCGGCCGCCACGGCGGCTTCGATCTCCGGGTCGAGGCCAAGGGCGACTTGCAGGTCGACGGGCACCACACCGTCGAGGACACGGGCATCTTGATCGGGGAGACGTTCCGCGAGGCGCTCGGCGACAAAGCGGGCGTTCGGCGGTTCGCGAGCGGGCTGTACCCACTCGACGAGGCGCTGGTCGAAGTTGCCCTCGACTTGTCGGGCCGGCCGTTCGTGGTGTTCGACGTGCCGTTCGGTGAAGTCCTCCCGCTGGGCGATCCGCCCTTCAACCCGGAGATGTCCGAGCACTTCTGGCAGTCGTTCGCGACGGCAGCCGGCATCACGCTGCACGTCACCAAGCGAGCCGGGGTGAACACCCACCACGTCGTCGAGGCCACGTTCAAGGGCGTGGCGCGCTGCTTGCGCGACGCGGTGCGCGTCGAAGGCCGTGGGGTGCCGTCGACCAAGGGCCAGCTGTGA